One Vallitalea pronyensis genomic region harbors:
- a CDS encoding sensor histidine kinase, with product MLNLLQKYYDISIKKKLIALALTMLLYPILLVIFFGVYNNERIIKNRFINYVENNVLGAKMRIVNEIKDMERFFQDMLYNIDIYELFKTNPLGHQEQDSIAKYHFKRNMEKYLNSTIYTRQEFDYITVQFVKDPSVYYAAKETGFMALSDIPTDIFNKIDDNKVNYYFDQVDDKVYIYLVRPVYDVETFQKIATIAIKVSNEFLESMVGVTYQGQSETTYLYTQDGHRILAVGDQTNHQLIESNQVYLDTDGTYKRKIDGVDYYTIIETIDPIHVKMITTVSTDTLTSDTRQVTRLILLLCLVSIPIYILLANLLYRDIVSPFNILVSKMQRIEKGELNTLIPVERNNEIGYVYRSFNRMSKRLKYLVDCVYKEEITRKDAQIAALQAQINPHFLYNTLETINWKAQLSGQQDIAEMIQALSKLMDANMNRTGEKFIQVADEIDHMNHYMYLIQKRYHKKIIYDKQIDPSVLSVQLPKLIIQPLMENAINHGIEPIGRGRVSLHIYAQDEQLIICVEDDGNGMNAEKLSFIRHQLKEQQNQEDEKGGQSIGLVNVSRRLRLIYGNQAYVTIDSEENKGTKVTLILPLAMVEQKGG from the coding sequence ATGTTGAACCTTCTACAAAAATACTATGACATTTCAATTAAGAAAAAGCTAATAGCTCTAGCATTGACCATGCTTTTATACCCCATCCTATTAGTGATTTTTTTTGGTGTATACAACAATGAAAGAATTATCAAAAACCGTTTTATAAACTATGTTGAAAATAACGTACTAGGCGCTAAAATGCGTATTGTCAATGAAATTAAAGATATGGAACGTTTTTTTCAAGACATGCTCTACAACATCGACATCTATGAGCTATTCAAAACCAACCCTTTAGGCCATCAAGAACAAGACAGTATTGCCAAGTATCACTTTAAGAGAAACATGGAAAAATACCTGAACTCAACCATCTATACCCGCCAGGAATTCGACTACATTACCGTCCAATTTGTCAAAGACCCATCTGTCTACTATGCAGCAAAAGAGACCGGATTTATGGCATTAAGCGATATACCAACAGATATCTTTAATAAAATCGATGATAACAAAGTTAACTATTACTTTGATCAAGTAGACGATAAGGTCTACATCTACTTGGTTCGACCTGTTTACGATGTTGAAACCTTTCAAAAGATTGCAACCATCGCCATTAAAGTCAGTAATGAATTTCTAGAGAGTATGGTAGGGGTCACCTATCAAGGACAATCAGAAACCACGTATCTCTACACCCAAGATGGTCACCGTATTCTTGCAGTAGGGGATCAAACCAATCACCAACTCATTGAATCCAATCAAGTCTATCTGGACACAGATGGTACCTATAAGAGAAAGATAGATGGGGTTGATTATTATACAATTATTGAAACCATTGACCCTATTCATGTGAAAATGATTACCACGGTATCAACGGATACCCTTACATCTGATACACGACAAGTAACCCGGTTAATTCTGTTACTCTGTTTAGTCAGTATACCCATTTACATATTATTAGCTAACCTGCTGTACCGAGACATTGTTTCGCCTTTCAATATATTGGTATCCAAGATGCAGCGGATTGAAAAGGGTGAATTAAATACCCTTATACCCGTTGAAAGGAACAATGAAATAGGCTATGTGTACCGCTCCTTTAACCGTATGTCCAAGCGATTAAAATACCTGGTTGATTGCGTCTATAAAGAAGAAATCACCCGTAAAGATGCTCAGATTGCAGCTTTGCAAGCTCAAATTAATCCTCATTTTCTGTACAATACATTAGAAACCATTAATTGGAAGGCCCAATTAAGCGGTCAACAAGATATAGCAGAGATGATTCAAGCTTTATCCAAGCTGATGGATGCCAATATGAACCGTACTGGAGAAAAATTCATTCAAGTGGCAGATGAGATTGACCACATGAATCATTACATGTATCTTATACAGAAGCGTTATCATAAAAAAATTATCTATGATAAGCAGATTGACCCTTCCGTATTATCTGTACAATTACCCAAACTTATCATACAGCCTTTAATGGAAAATGCCATTAATCATGGTATAGAGCCCATAGGCAGAGGTCGTGTTTCATTGCACATATACGCTCAGGATGAGCAGCTTATCATTTGTGTGGAAGACGATGGCAATGGTATGAATGCTGAGAAACTATCTTTCATAAGGCATCAGTTAAAAGAGCAGCAAAATCAAGAAGATGAAAAAGGTGGTCAATCCATTGGTCTAGTCAATGTGAGCCGTCGATTAAGATTAATATATGGTAATCAGGCTTATGTAACCATTGATAGTGAAGAAAACAAAGGCACGAAGGTGACACTTATCCTGCCATTAGCCATGGTGGAACAGAAAGGTGGCTAA
- a CDS encoding cofactor-independent phosphoglycerate mutase: MKYIVILGDGMADEPLEALDNQTPLQAAHKPYMDSLAKGGIIGLVHTIPEGLSPGSDTANLSVMGYDPHQYYSGRSPLEVLSMGATMEEKDVSFRCNFVTLSDDDKPYKDKVILDHSADEITTEEAHELLIYLVEYLGNSQLAFHTGTSYRHAIIWHDGSTDVNLTPPHDILGKTIGNYLPKGDNADKIEQMMVLSYKLLSNHPINVKRKEQGLNPANAIWIWGEGTKPTLPSFQEKYGITGAMISAVDLLKGIAVAAKMDNIHVEGATGNIHTNFKGKAKAAVETLQTHDFVYVHIEAPDECGHRGEIANKVKSIEYIDEVAGYIKETLDEKGEDYRIMVLPDHPTPIALRTHTSNPVPYLIYDSTQVQNNHHTYDEVSCEATHRRWQVGHTLMAYFLNKTAIEEEASC, from the coding sequence ATGAAATATATCGTAATTCTAGGGGATGGTATGGCGGACGAACCCCTTGAAGCCTTGGATAACCAGACACCATTACAGGCGGCCCATAAGCCCTATATGGATAGTCTTGCTAAAGGTGGAATAATTGGATTAGTACATACCATACCCGAAGGACTATCACCAGGAAGTGATACAGCTAATTTATCTGTGATGGGTTATGATCCTCACCAGTACTATTCTGGAAGATCACCTTTAGAAGTACTGAGTATGGGAGCAACCATGGAAGAGAAGGATGTCAGTTTTCGCTGTAATTTCGTTACATTATCCGATGATGATAAACCTTACAAGGACAAAGTTATATTGGATCATAGTGCGGATGAAATCACCACAGAGGAAGCTCATGAGCTGTTAATATACCTTGTAGAATACCTAGGCAATAGCCAGCTAGCATTCCATACAGGAACAAGTTATCGTCATGCCATTATTTGGCATGATGGCAGTACAGATGTTAATCTAACGCCTCCTCACGATATTCTGGGAAAAACCATAGGGAACTACTTGCCAAAAGGCGACAATGCAGATAAAATAGAACAAATGATGGTTCTAAGTTATAAGCTCCTTAGCAACCATCCTATTAATGTAAAAAGAAAAGAGCAAGGACTCAATCCAGCCAATGCCATATGGATTTGGGGTGAAGGCACCAAACCCACTTTACCATCTTTTCAAGAAAAGTATGGTATAACAGGGGCCATGATATCTGCTGTTGATTTATTAAAAGGTATAGCTGTTGCAGCCAAAATGGATAATATTCATGTAGAAGGTGCAACAGGCAATATACACACGAATTTTAAAGGTAAAGCCAAAGCGGCTGTAGAAACCTTGCAAACCCATGACTTTGTCTACGTGCATATAGAAGCACCTGATGAATGTGGTCATCGAGGAGAAATAGCCAATAAAGTGAAGTCTATTGAATACATCGATGAAGTCGCAGGTTATATAAAAGAAACACTTGATGAGAAAGGTGAAGATTACCGCATCATGGTATTGCCGGATCACCCAACACCTATAGCCCTTCGAACACATACAAGCAATCCTGTACCCTATTTAATCTATGATAGTACTCAGGTTCAAAATAATCATCACACCTATGATGAAGTTTCTTGTGAAGCTACCCATCGTAGATGGCAGGTAGGTCATACATTAATGGCTTATTTTCTCAATAAAACAGCTATAGAGGAGGAAGCATCTTGTTAA
- a CDS encoding aspartate kinase yields the protein MLIVKKFGGSSVANKERVYNVAERILEDYKKGHKVVVVLSAQGDTTDELVAKAKEISSNPSRREMDMLLTTGEQQSVALMAMALENLGYPAVSLNAFQVAMRTTSVYSNARLKRIDAERIDAELERRNIVLVTGFQGINKYDDITTLGRGGSDTTAVALAAALNADRCEIFTDVDGVYTADPRVVKDAKKMDEITYDEMLELASLGAKVLHNRSVELAKKYGVELVVRSSLTQAEGTIVREECKVEKMLVSGVAADKNVARIAVIGIKDEPGKAFELFSLLGKHNINVDIILQSIGRKGTKDISFTVPRDALEEAKRLLEENLGKLAAQRLEHDDHVSKVSVVGAGMASNPGVAALMFESLYDADINIKMISTSEIKISVLIDERDTERALNAIHEGFKDRF from the coding sequence TTGTTAATTGTTAAGAAATTTGGAGGTAGTTCTGTAGCCAACAAAGAAAGAGTCTACAATGTTGCAGAACGTATACTGGAAGACTATAAAAAAGGTCACAAAGTGGTGGTGGTATTGTCTGCTCAAGGGGATACGACCGACGAACTGGTGGCGAAAGCAAAAGAAATCAGCAGCAACCCATCCCGTCGAGAAATGGATATGTTATTGACCACAGGTGAGCAACAATCCGTTGCACTTATGGCCATGGCACTTGAAAATTTAGGATATCCAGCTGTATCCCTCAATGCTTTTCAGGTAGCCATGCGTACAACATCTGTATATAGCAATGCTAGACTGAAAAGAATTGATGCAGAGCGTATTGATGCAGAACTAGAACGTCGTAACATTGTACTTGTAACAGGTTTTCAGGGGATTAATAAATACGATGATATTACCACCCTTGGCCGTGGAGGTTCAGATACAACAGCCGTTGCTCTTGCAGCAGCTCTCAACGCAGATCGATGCGAGATTTTTACAGATGTAGACGGTGTCTATACAGCTGACCCAAGAGTTGTAAAAGATGCTAAGAAAATGGACGAAATCACCTACGATGAAATGTTAGAACTGGCTTCACTGGGAGCTAAAGTACTGCATAACCGTTCCGTAGAATTAGCTAAAAAATATGGCGTAGAGTTGGTCGTAAGATCCAGTTTGACACAAGCAGAAGGAACCATAGTTAGGGAGGAATGCAAAGTGGAAAAAATGTTAGTAAGCGGTGTAGCTGCCGATAAGAATGTTGCACGCATAGCGGTTATTGGAATAAAGGATGAGCCTGGTAAAGCCTTTGAGTTATTCTCATTGCTAGGCAAACACAACATCAATGTAGATATAATCCTACAATCAATTGGTAGAAAAGGCACAAAAGACATATCCTTTACAGTGCCTCGTGATGCCCTAGAAGAAGCAAAAAGACTTCTTGAAGAAAACTTAGGCAAATTAGCTGCCCAGCGTCTTGAACACGACGACCATGTATCCAAAGTATCCGTAGTAGGTGCAGGTATGGCTTCTAACCCAGGCGTAGCAGCACTCATGTTCGAAAGCCTGTACGACGCAGATATAAACATCAAAATGATCTCCACATCCGAAATCAAAATCTCAGTCCTCATCGATGAAAGAGATACCGAAAGAGCACTCAATGCCATCCATGAAGGATTCAAAGACCGTTTCTAA